The following proteins are encoded in a genomic region of Mycolicibacterium rutilum:
- the mftA gene encoding mycofactocin precursor MftA (Mycofactocin is a small molecule electron carrier derived from the final two amino acids, Val-Tyr, of MftA, the mycofactocin precursor. It plays a role in redox homeostasis and the metabolism of alcohols and aldehydes in Actinobacteria, including Mycobacterium tuberculosis.), with translation MEPNQQVNNDELVTETLVEEVSIDGMCGVY, from the coding sequence ATGGAACCGAATCAGCAGGTCAACAACGACGAGCTCGTGACCGAGACCCTCGTCGAAGAGGTGTCGATCGACGGGATGTGCGGGGTCTACTGA
- the mftR gene encoding mycofactocin system transcriptional regulator (MftR, the mycofactocin system transcriptional regulator, is an uncharacterized TetR family DNA-binding transcription factor. Its role is inferred by context. It occurs as part of the biosynthesis locus for mycofactocin, a partially characterized electron carrier derived from the terminal Val-Tyr dipeptide of the precursor peptide MftA, through a radical SAM enzyme-mediated process.) → MERGPLTDEHRVGRRRSTTWDHISNVAIDLFATRGFDEVSVDDVAEAAGIARRTLFRYYPSKNALPWGDFDAHLAHMRDLLADSDPDVPIRHALRTALLAFNTFDETETARHRRRMRVILETAALQAYSMTMYAGWRGVVADFVAKRLATTPGDLVPQTVAWTMLGVALSAYEYWLADEAVPLADALGAAFDTVADGLRALDP, encoded by the coding sequence ATGGAAAGGGGGCCCCTGACGGACGAGCACCGGGTGGGCCGACGGCGCTCCACGACGTGGGACCACATCAGCAACGTCGCGATCGACCTCTTCGCGACCCGCGGCTTCGACGAGGTCAGCGTCGACGACGTCGCGGAGGCCGCCGGCATCGCGCGCCGCACCCTGTTCCGCTACTACCCGTCGAAAAACGCTTTGCCCTGGGGCGATTTCGACGCTCACCTGGCGCACATGCGCGACCTGCTGGCCGATTCCGATCCCGACGTGCCGATCCGTCATGCGTTACGCACGGCACTGCTGGCGTTCAACACGTTCGACGAAACCGAGACCGCACGACACCGCAGGCGGATGCGGGTCATCCTCGAGACGGCCGCGCTCCAGGCGTACTCGATGACGATGTACGCCGGCTGGCGCGGGGTGGTCGCCGACTTCGTCGCCAAGCGGCTGGCCACCACGCCCGGGGACCTGGTGCCCCAGACCGTGGCGTGGACGATGCTCGGGGTGGCGCTGTCGGCATACGAGTACTGGCTCGCCGACGAGGCGGTGCCACTGGCCGACGCGCTGGGCGCCGCGTTCGACACCGTCGCCGACGGACTGCGCGCGCTGGATCCCTGA